From a single Microbacterium murale genomic region:
- a CDS encoding ABC transporter permease, with protein sequence MTTDTLVRSNLARDSWNVLTRELKPAMRDPFSLIFSLLQPLVFLGLFAPLLIGGSGEPAGETLRWFVPGILVMLVLFGTGATGSNLQYEMGTGSHERTLVAPLARPSLLIGRALKEVAPIVIQALIIVAIAWPFGFAINPVGLVIGLALLAVFGVGLGALSYTLALASKNREWLFWGVQQTLIFPLMILSGMLLPLDEGPAWMRVVASVNPVNWVVQAERALLSGDFANPTVVWGWISALAVAVVGLIVGVRAMRRSN encoded by the coding sequence ATGACCACCGACACCCTTGTGCGCTCGAACCTCGCACGCGACAGCTGGAACGTTCTGACTCGCGAACTGAAGCCGGCGATGCGCGACCCGTTCTCGTTGATCTTCAGCCTGCTGCAGCCGCTGGTGTTCCTCGGACTGTTCGCACCACTGCTCATCGGCGGCTCCGGCGAGCCTGCGGGTGAGACGCTGCGCTGGTTCGTCCCCGGCATACTCGTCATGCTCGTGCTGTTCGGCACTGGCGCGACCGGGTCGAATCTGCAGTACGAGATGGGCACGGGATCGCACGAGCGCACCCTGGTCGCACCGCTCGCACGGCCATCGCTGCTGATCGGCCGCGCGCTGAAGGAAGTCGCGCCGATCGTCATCCAGGCACTGATCATCGTCGCCATCGCCTGGCCCTTCGGCTTCGCGATCAACCCGGTCGGCCTCGTCATCGGCCTTGCGCTGCTGGCTGTCTTCGGCGTGGGGCTCGGGGCGCTGTCCTATACGTTGGCCCTCGCATCGAAGAACAGGGAGTGGCTGTTCTGGGGCGTTCAGCAGACGCTGATCTTCCCGCTGATGATCCTCTCCGGGATGCTGCTCCCGCTCGATGAGGGGCCGGCATGGATGCGGGTGGTCGCCTCGGTGAACCCGGTGAACTGGGTCGTTCAGGCCGAACGCGCGCTGCTCTCCGGCGACTTCGCGAACCCCACGGTGGTGTGGGGGTGGATCTCTGCGCTGGCAGTGGCCGTCGTCGGCCTCATCGTCGGCGTGCGCGCGATGCGCCGCAGCAACTGA
- a CDS encoding DUF4229 domain-containing protein: MKLPPLLVYSVLRLLAFLVPLAVMWFFFPIMRELWWLTAIFAALIGMSISILFLRKPLSGASSEIYERREARTTPGRQSAAERDADAEDAALDDASESSSGTTSGNAAKQE, translated from the coding sequence ATGAAGTTGCCGCCCCTCCTCGTGTATTCCGTGCTGCGGCTGCTGGCCTTCCTCGTGCCGCTCGCGGTGATGTGGTTCTTCTTCCCGATCATGCGAGAGCTCTGGTGGCTGACAGCCATCTTCGCCGCATTGATCGGCATGAGCATCTCGATCCTCTTCCTGCGCAAGCCGCTGTCCGGCGCTTCGTCCGAGATCTACGAGCGGCGAGAGGCCCGCACGACTCCGGGCCGGCAAAGCGCTGCCGAACGGGATGCCGACGCGGAAGATGCGGCGCTCGACGATGCATCCGAAAGCTCTTCGGGCACGACATCGGGCAACGCCGCGAAGCAGGAATGA